A single region of the Chryseobacterium sp. 6424 genome encodes:
- a CDS encoding glycosyltransferase: MIYNKIIITNLPAFYKINLFNKIAEKEKIFVVFTGRTAELRNNDFFKKELIRFNYIDLRDKSKIRRHLFLLKLFYTVNYKELILGGWDESLLWMAAFISPKKKNSVLVESSIYESKTKGVKGKIKSFFLKRAHCAYVSGRSQIQLLKALGFSGAIKKTKGVGLFNIQPQPSFERREMVKNFLYVGRLSPEKNLPDLIRCFNELPNLNLHIVGFGPLDKDLKAIALQNIKFHGSVNNQQLHLYYQDFDVFILPSTSEVWGLVVEEALNNGMPVIVSNKVGCVEEVVIDHYNGLVFNVDVKYSLQDTILQMTELNIYNRLRYNISTMDFSKIATEQVKVYTE; the protein is encoded by the coding sequence ATGATTTACAATAAAATAATAATTACCAATCTTCCGGCTTTCTATAAAATCAATTTATTCAATAAAATTGCCGAAAAGGAAAAGATATTCGTTGTTTTTACAGGGAGAACTGCCGAATTAAGGAACAATGACTTCTTTAAAAAAGAATTGATCAGGTTTAACTATATCGATTTGAGAGATAAGTCAAAAATTCGGCGTCATTTATTTCTTTTAAAGTTGTTTTATACAGTAAATTACAAAGAACTGATATTAGGAGGTTGGGACGAATCTCTACTGTGGATGGCAGCATTTATTAGTCCTAAAAAGAAAAATTCGGTACTTGTGGAATCGAGTATCTACGAATCCAAGACAAAGGGGGTAAAGGGAAAGATTAAAAGTTTTTTTTTGAAAAGAGCACACTGTGCGTATGTCTCGGGAAGGTCACAAATACAGTTGCTAAAAGCATTGGGATTTAGTGGTGCAATAAAAAAAACTAAAGGCGTAGGCTTATTTAATATTCAGCCACAGCCATCTTTTGAGAGAAGAGAAATGGTAAAGAATTTTTTATATGTAGGAAGGCTGTCTCCTGAAAAAAATTTACCGGATCTGATAAGGTGTTTTAATGAACTGCCAAATTTAAATTTACATATCGTAGGTTTCGGGCCATTAGACAAAGACTTAAAGGCTATAGCGCTTCAGAATATTAAATTTCATGGTTCCGTTAACAACCAACAACTACACTTATATTATCAAGACTTTGATGTCTTTATTTTACCGTCAACATCAGAAGTCTGGGGACTGGTGGTAGAGGAAGCCCTTAATAATGGAATGCCGGTAATAGTTAGCAACAAAGTGGGTTGTGTTGAAGAAGTTGTAATAGATCATTATAATGGTTTGGTTTTCAATGTTGATGTGAAGTATAGCCTTCAGGATACTATATTACAGATGACTGAACTTAATATATACAATAGGCTTAGGTATAATATTTCAACTATGGATTTTTCTAAAATAGCTACTGAGCAGGTAAAAGTCTATACCGAATGA
- a CDS encoding glycosyltransferase family 4 protein, which translates to MKLIIDNSNLFAGGGLQVAASFIKDLKKLNLKHEFHIIQSVNSASVIGHEVFPDNFRFYYLSNSEEKSKIRRIKSVRKIEDTIQPNCIFTLFGPSYHKSKFPKLVGFAIPYIIYSDSPFFKQINFKEKIHYKLLSIIKTYSFKKYSDALIFETENARRIFVERKKFYKDTFTVGNTLNEIFLTPNKWVDIENIPTNTHNILFLTANYPHKNMAIVPEIIRLLIEKFSLKDFKFLITLDKSDLNFPEKYNENVEFLGKVDLRKIPSLYEKSEIIFIPTLLEVFSATYLEAMYMRKPIVASDLGFSRDICSDSAYFCNPINAESYADAIYRLISDKNLCNQLVERGIQNLKRFGSSMDRTRKYLSLMENIYENANQK; encoded by the coding sequence ATGAAATTGATTATTGACAATTCAAATCTTTTTGCTGGTGGAGGACTACAAGTGGCAGCATCATTTATTAAAGATTTAAAGAAATTGAATCTAAAACATGAATTCCATATCATACAATCCGTCAATTCAGCGAGTGTAATTGGTCACGAAGTGTTTCCTGATAATTTTAGATTTTATTATTTAAGTAATTCTGAAGAAAAGTCTAAAATTAGACGAATCAAAAGTGTTCGAAAAATAGAAGACACCATACAACCAAATTGTATTTTTACTCTTTTTGGACCATCATATCATAAAAGTAAATTTCCGAAATTAGTTGGTTTTGCCATACCATATATAATTTATTCCGACTCGCCTTTTTTCAAGCAGATTAACTTTAAAGAAAAAATTCATTATAAGTTGCTGTCAATTATTAAAACATATAGCTTTAAAAAATATTCTGATGCACTGATATTCGAAACTGAAAATGCACGCAGAATTTTTGTAGAACGGAAGAAGTTTTATAAGGATACTTTTACAGTAGGAAATACGCTTAATGAAATTTTCCTGACACCAAATAAATGGGTCGATATAGAAAATATTCCTACAAACACTCATAATATTTTATTTTTAACGGCCAATTACCCACATAAAAACATGGCAATTGTCCCTGAAATAATCCGCCTTCTCATAGAAAAATTTTCACTGAAGGATTTCAAATTTTTAATTACTTTAGATAAAAGTGACCTGAATTTTCCTGAAAAGTATAATGAAAATGTTGAATTTTTAGGTAAAGTGGATTTAAGAAAGATTCCGTCGTTATATGAAAAATCAGAAATAATATTCATACCGACTTTATTAGAAGTGTTCTCAGCTACGTATCTTGAAGCGATGTATATGAGAAAGCCAATAGTTGCCTCGGATTTGGGCTTTTCTCGTGATATTTGTAGTGATTCTGCTTACTTTTGTAATCCAATAAATGCTGAATCTTATGCTGATGCGATCTATAGATTGATTAGTGACAAAAACCTCTGCAATCAACTAGTAGAACGTGGTATACAGAATCTCAAACGATTTGGTTCAAGTATGGACAGAACTCGAAAATACCTATCTTTAATGGAAAATATATATGAGAATGCAAATCAAAAATAA
- a CDS encoding polysaccharide biosynthesis protein: MQIKNKTLLITGGTGSFGTAVLNRFLETDHFSEIRIFSRDEKKQDDMRVQYKNDKIKYYIGDVRDYSSVEPAMRGVDYVFHAAALKQVPSCEFFPMQAVRTNVEGTQNVIRAAAFNKVKKVICLSTDKAAYPINAMGISKAMMEKVAVAESRSLTETVVCLTRYGNVMASRGSVIPLFLNQIKKGEKITITDPNMSRFFMSLDDAVDLVLFAFENANPGDLFVNKAPAGKIGDLAQALIELTGKEVPVKVIGTRHGEKLYETLCTREEMLHAEDMGDFYRIPADNRDLNYAKYFSEGERDISKIEDYHSHNTEQQGVEGLKKLISTLPLIRKEVFGEDVQQYPY, from the coding sequence ATGCAAATCAAAAATAAAACCCTCCTCATCACCGGTGGTACCGGTTCATTCGGAACCGCCGTTCTGAATCGTTTTCTCGAAACTGACCATTTCAGTGAAATCCGCATCTTTTCCCGGGACGAGAAGAAGCAGGATGATATGCGGGTACAGTATAAAAACGATAAAATTAAATACTATATCGGCGATGTACGCGATTATTCAAGTGTAGAACCGGCCATGCGTGGCGTGGATTACGTCTTCCATGCCGCAGCCCTGAAGCAGGTGCCATCTTGTGAATTCTTCCCCATGCAGGCCGTGCGCACCAATGTGGAAGGTACCCAGAATGTCATTCGCGCCGCCGCTTTCAATAAAGTAAAGAAGGTGATCTGCTTAAGTACCGACAAAGCCGCATATCCTATCAACGCGATGGGGATTTCAAAAGCCATGATGGAGAAAGTAGCCGTAGCCGAATCCAGAAGTTTGACAGAAACGGTGGTTTGTCTCACGCGTTATGGTAACGTAATGGCATCCCGTGGCTCCGTAATCCCTTTATTTCTGAATCAGATTAAAAAAGGCGAGAAAATCACCATTACCGATCCGAACATGTCAAGGTTTTTCATGTCGCTGGATGATGCGGTAGATCTTGTTTTGTTCGCGTTTGAAAATGCCAACCCTGGCGACCTGTTCGTCAACAAAGCACCGGCAGGCAAAATCGGTGACCTGGCGCAGGCACTTATAGAACTTACCGGTAAGGAGGTTCCCGTTAAAGTCATCGGTACCCGCCATGGCGAAAAACTCTACGAAACGCTTTGCACGCGAGAAGAAATGCTTCATGCCGAAGATATGGGCGATTTCTACCGAATCCCTGCGGACAACCGGGATTTGAATTACGCAAAATATTTCTCTGAAGGTGAACGGGATATTTCTAAAATTGAAGACTACCATTCCCACAATACAGAACAGCAGGGTGTGGAAGGATTGAAAAAGTTGATTTCTACATTGCCACTCATCCGTAAAGAAGTTTTTGGAGAAGACGTGCAGCAGTATCCTTATTAG
- a CDS encoding four helix bundle protein, with product MTASFPKEELFGLTNQIKRATVSIASNIAEGAGRNSDKEFLRFLYISMGSIQELDTQLLISLNLKFISSSDFDKLILQLEQILKMLSGLIKSVKSRRI from the coding sequence GTGACTGCAAGTTTTCCTAAAGAGGAATTGTTTGGTCTTACAAATCAAATTAAAAGAGCTACAGTCTCAATTGCAAGTAATATTGCAGAAGGTGCAGGTAGAAATTCTGATAAAGAGTTTTTGAGATTTCTGTATATCTCTATGGGAAGTATTCAAGAGTTAGATACGCAATTGTTGATAAGTCTTAATCTTAAATTTATTTCAAGTTCCGATTTTGATAAGCTGATTCTTCAGTTAGAACAAATTTTAAAAATGCTTAGTGGACTAATCAAATCTGTAAAATCGAGAAGAATATAA
- a CDS encoding WxcM-like domain-containing protein has product MANHKDQVTSNQSLITGCKHEDERGIITYNNDFNASEIKRIYTIQNHSTDFVRGWQGHKIEQRWFACMKGSFDISVIEVDDFEQPSKDLKIKKYTLTDEILTYLHVPAGCITAIQSRSAGSKLLVLADYMLGEIADEYRYPPDYFIT; this is encoded by the coding sequence ATGGCTAATCATAAAGACCAAGTCACAAGTAACCAATCACTAATCACAGGTTGTAAACATGAAGACGAAAGAGGTATAATCACCTACAACAATGACTTCAATGCTTCAGAGATCAAACGTATCTATACCATTCAAAATCATTCTACCGACTTTGTTCGGGGATGGCAGGGGCATAAAATTGAACAGCGGTGGTTTGCCTGTATGAAAGGAAGCTTCGATATCTCTGTAATTGAAGTGGATGATTTTGAACAACCTTCTAAAGATTTAAAAATTAAGAAATATACCTTAACGGATGAAATACTGACGTACCTGCATGTTCCGGCAGGCTGTATTACCGCGATTCAGTCCAGGTCCGCAGGCAGTAAACTGCTGGTGCTCGCAGACTATATGCTGGGTGAAATTGCTGATGAATACAGATACCCTCCGGATTATTTTATCACGTAA
- a CDS encoding NAD-dependent epimerase/dehydratase family protein, whose translation MKKIGITGQNGFVGRHLYNTLGLSPEEFERISFSRDFFEDETRLDAFVAQCDVIVHLAAMNRHDSEQHIYETNVALAQKLVESLIRTGSKAHVIISSSTQEEKDNLYGRSKREGRKALAAWAQENGGTFTGLIIPNVFGAFGKPFYNSFIATFCHQLTHDEIPTVANDGEVKLIYVQELIDVIITEIRAGESKPEYGIEPTAIRKVSEVLALLNEYKRRYFDNGEIPVIHDTFGHNLFNTFRSYIDHKDYFPVKFTQHTDPRGAFVEVIRLGIGGQCSFSTTVPGITRGNHFHTRKIERFAVIKGKALIQLRKIDSDEVLDFYLDGTEPAYVDMPIWYTHNIKNIGDEELYTIFWINEPFDPADADTYFLEV comes from the coding sequence ATGAAAAAAATAGGGATTACCGGCCAAAACGGCTTTGTAGGCAGGCATTTATACAATACTTTGGGTTTATCGCCGGAAGAATTTGAACGCATATCCTTCAGCAGAGATTTTTTTGAAGACGAAACCAGGCTGGATGCGTTTGTCGCCCAGTGTGATGTAATCGTACATCTTGCCGCAATGAACCGGCACGACAGTGAGCAGCATATCTATGAAACCAATGTTGCCTTGGCGCAGAAACTGGTGGAATCTTTAATAAGAACAGGCTCTAAAGCACATGTGATTATTTCATCCTCAACCCAGGAAGAAAAAGACAATCTGTACGGCAGATCGAAAAGAGAAGGGCGAAAAGCTTTGGCGGCATGGGCTCAGGAAAACGGCGGAACTTTTACAGGTTTGATCATTCCTAATGTATTTGGAGCTTTTGGGAAACCTTTTTACAACTCGTTTATCGCGACTTTCTGTCATCAGCTGACGCATGACGAGATTCCGACAGTAGCCAATGACGGGGAAGTGAAACTGATTTATGTGCAGGAACTTATAGATGTAATTATTACTGAAATCAGAGCAGGCGAAAGCAAGCCTGAATATGGTATTGAACCCACTGCCATAAGAAAAGTGTCGGAGGTTCTGGCCTTACTGAATGAATATAAACGCAGATATTTCGATAATGGCGAAATTCCGGTAATACATGATACATTCGGGCATAACCTGTTCAATACCTTCCGTTCATACATCGACCATAAGGATTATTTTCCTGTGAAATTTACCCAGCATACAGATCCGCGCGGAGCCTTTGTAGAAGTAATCCGGCTGGGCATTGGCGGGCAGTGTTCATTTTCGACCACGGTCCCCGGCATTACCCGCGGCAACCATTTCCACACCCGGAAAATCGAGAGATTTGCGGTAATCAAAGGAAAAGCTTTGATTCAGTTAAGAAAAATTGACAGTGACGAAGTGCTGGATTTTTATCTGGACGGAACCGAACCTGCCTACGTAGATATGCCCATCTGGTACACCCACAATATAAAGAACATCGGTGACGAGGAGCTGTATACCATATTTTGGATTAATGAACCTTTTGATCCTGCAGATGCGGATACGTATTTTTTGGAGGTGTGA
- a CDS encoding four helix bundle protein, with translation MKDFRQLQVWEKSHLLAKDMYRTTALFPKEELFGLTSQLRRASVSIPTNIAEGCGRGSDTDFKRFIQISFGSASEVEYLILLSYELGFVKEHEYLLLSEQITMIKKMLASLINKLKQSTR, from the coding sequence ATGAAAGACTTCAGACAACTTCAGGTATGGGAAAAGTCGCACCTGCTGGCAAAGGACATGTATAGAACCACTGCGCTATTTCCAAAAGAAGAATTGTTTGGTCTGACTTCGCAGTTACGACGAGCATCGGTATCTATTCCTACTAATATTGCCGAAGGTTGCGGACGGGGAAGTGATACTGACTTTAAAAGATTTATTCAAATCTCATTTGGTTCTGCCAGTGAGGTAGAATATTTGATATTATTATCTTATGAATTGGGATTTGTGAAAGAACATGAGTACTTATTGCTTAGTGAACAAATTACCATGATTAAAAAAATGCTTGCTAGCCTTATTAATAAACTTAAACAATCTACCAGATAA
- the wecB gene encoding non-hydrolyzing UDP-N-acetylglucosamine 2-epimerase, producing the protein MTQNTTFSARLKVMTVVGTRPEIIRLSRVLMALDNFDAIDHIIVHTGQNYDYELNQIFFEDLGLRKPDYFLEAAGKTATETVGNILIKIDPLLEELKPDAFLVLGDTNSCLCTIPAKKRHIPIFHMEAGNRCFDQRVPEETNRKIVDHTADINLTYSDIAREYLLREGLPADRIIKTGSPMFEVLNHYLPQIEASNVIEKLNLEEGKFFVVSSHREENINSEKNFRGLMDALNAIAEKYGYPVIVSTHPRTKNMIDKMKLEMHPLIQFLKPLGFHDYNALQKRSFAVLSDSGTISEESSILNFRALNIRQAHERPEAMEEASVMMVGLSPERILQGLTQVLQQKVGKERNFRPVADYSMPNVSEKMVRIILSYTDYVNRVVWTKI; encoded by the coding sequence ATGACACAAAATACAACTTTTTCCGCCAGACTTAAGGTAATGACCGTTGTAGGAACCCGTCCGGAAATTATCAGATTATCACGTGTGCTTATGGCTCTGGACAATTTTGATGCTATCGACCACATCATCGTTCATACAGGACAAAATTATGACTACGAGCTCAATCAGATATTTTTTGAAGACTTAGGTTTAAGAAAGCCGGACTATTTCCTGGAAGCTGCGGGCAAGACGGCTACCGAAACCGTTGGGAATATTCTAATTAAGATAGATCCTTTATTGGAAGAATTAAAACCTGATGCGTTCTTGGTTTTAGGGGATACCAATTCCTGCCTTTGCACCATTCCGGCCAAGAAGAGACATATCCCGATCTTCCACATGGAAGCCGGAAACCGCTGCTTCGACCAGCGTGTACCGGAGGAAACCAACCGCAAGATTGTAGACCATACCGCGGATATTAATTTAACGTATTCTGATATTGCGAGAGAATATTTATTAAGGGAAGGCCTGCCTGCGGACAGAATCATCAAGACGGGCTCACCCATGTTCGAAGTCTTGAATCATTATCTGCCACAGATCGAGGCTTCCAATGTTATTGAGAAACTGAACCTGGAGGAAGGGAAATTTTTCGTTGTCTCGTCGCATCGTGAGGAGAACATCAATTCCGAGAAAAACTTCCGGGGACTTATGGACGCGCTGAATGCCATCGCAGAAAAGTATGGTTACCCAGTGATCGTATCCACTCATCCGCGTACAAAAAACATGATCGATAAGATGAAGCTGGAAATGCATCCGCTCATCCAGTTCCTGAAACCACTGGGTTTCCATGATTATAACGCTTTGCAGAAAAGGTCATTTGCGGTTCTTTCCGATTCCGGCACCATCTCTGAAGAATCTTCCATATTGAATTTCAGGGCGTTGAATATCCGTCAGGCTCATGAAAGGCCCGAAGCGATGGAAGAGGCCAGCGTAATGATGGTGGGCTTGTCACCGGAACGTATTTTACAGGGCCTAACACAGGTTTTACAGCAGAAAGTAGGGAAAGAAAGAAACTTCAGGCCTGTAGCGGACTATTCGATGCCAAACGTTTCCGAAAAAATGGTACGTATCATCCTGAGTTATACCGATTATGTGAACAGAGTAGTTTGGACAAAAATTTAA
- a CDS encoding glycosyltransferase family 4 protein produces the protein MQKLWIASELFYPEETSTSFILTKIANKMASKYTVNVVCGNPVYDKNRKSKSFILNHNVKVHRIKTISGNKNSLLFRSLRFLFLSFRIFLYLIRNVREGDRILIVTNPAPLIILISILKQIKKVHVTILVHDVFPENTIPAKILYSEASIIYRILKHIFDFAYSKADQLIVLGRDMYKVLERKTKRFKRRPFIRIIENWGDIHSIYPIPKDEIYKNHPPLKNKVVFQFAGNLGRVQGLKELMEVIKNVNNNHIVFYFIGEGALKTEMMDMVTFYNISNVFFGDTYSRDKQVEILNQADISMVSLSAGMFGLGVPSKVYNILAAGVPILYIGEENTEIDLLIKENDIGYSFQKSDHLLAFFNDVNQDFREDLYIKKNNSRKIAEKYFSEEVILNKFYNSL, from the coding sequence ATGCAAAAACTTTGGATCGCTAGTGAATTATTCTATCCGGAGGAGACTTCAACTTCTTTTATATTGACAAAAATAGCCAATAAGATGGCTAGTAAATATACTGTAAATGTGGTGTGCGGAAACCCAGTATATGACAAAAATAGAAAAAGTAAATCTTTTATATTAAATCATAACGTTAAAGTACATAGAATTAAAACTATTTCAGGTAATAAAAATAGTTTATTGTTTCGTAGTTTAAGGTTTTTATTTTTAAGTTTTCGTATATTTTTATATCTCATTAGGAATGTGAGAGAAGGTGATAGAATTTTAATTGTAACCAATCCAGCTCCGTTAATTATTTTAATTTCAATTTTAAAGCAAATAAAAAAGGTACATGTCACTATCCTTGTGCATGACGTGTTCCCTGAAAATACTATTCCGGCTAAGATATTATATTCGGAAGCCAGTATCATTTACAGAATTTTAAAACACATATTTGATTTTGCCTATAGTAAAGCTGATCAATTAATTGTACTTGGGCGTGATATGTATAAAGTTCTCGAGAGGAAGACTAAAAGATTTAAGCGTAGACCTTTCATTAGAATTATTGAAAACTGGGGAGATATACATAGTATTTATCCAATACCCAAAGATGAGATATATAAAAATCATCCACCTTTAAAAAACAAGGTCGTTTTTCAGTTTGCAGGAAATTTAGGGAGGGTACAAGGCCTTAAGGAGCTTATGGAAGTGATAAAAAATGTTAATAATAATCATATAGTTTTTTACTTCATTGGTGAAGGCGCCCTAAAAACAGAAATGATGGATATGGTGACTTTCTACAATATTTCTAATGTTTTTTTTGGAGATACTTATTCCAGAGACAAACAAGTTGAAATACTTAATCAGGCAGATATCTCAATGGTAAGTTTATCAGCGGGTATGTTTGGTTTAGGTGTACCATCAAAAGTTTATAATATTTTAGCTGCTGGAGTTCCAATCTTATATATTGGTGAAGAGAATACAGAAATTGATTTATTAATTAAAGAAAATGATATTGGCTATTCCTTTCAGAAAAGTGATCATTTGCTGGCATTTTTTAACGATGTTAATCAGGATTTTCGTGAGGATTTGTATATTAAAAAGAATAATTCAAGAAAAATTGCTGAGAAATACTTTTCAGAGGAAGTAATTTTAAATAAGTTTTATAACAGTCTTTAA
- a CDS encoding NAD-dependent epimerase/dehydratase family protein: MKILFTGANGFLGRHVIPLLRKKSFDVRTLSTQVGDYVYDITKEMPFFDEEFDVIFHAAGKAHSIPSNYEEENEFYDINFEGTKKICKALENKLPKIFIFISSVAVYGIDSGVAITEQTPLNGATPYAKSKIRAEEFLLQWSEKHGVRLYILRPSLIAGPEPPGNLGNMINAIKKGHYFNIGGGKALKSILWVEDFAEILVKTLDNKGGIYNVCDSQNYSFKEISTMIAERMNKSTPHNIPFILAKLLAVIGDVVGKGFPLDSMKLDKITKSLTFSNQKITSELGFAPSNVNKKFMI; the protein is encoded by the coding sequence ATGAAAATATTATTTACAGGTGCTAATGGTTTTTTGGGACGTCATGTAATACCTTTACTGAGAAAAAAAAGCTTTGATGTACGAACATTGAGTACACAAGTAGGTGATTATGTATATGATATCACTAAGGAAATGCCCTTTTTTGATGAAGAGTTTGATGTTATTTTTCATGCCGCAGGCAAGGCACATTCAATTCCGAGTAATTATGAAGAAGAGAATGAATTCTATGATATTAATTTTGAAGGAACAAAAAAAATATGTAAGGCCTTAGAAAATAAACTACCTAAAATATTCATATTTATAAGCAGCGTTGCAGTCTATGGAATTGATTCAGGTGTAGCTATTACCGAGCAAACCCCTTTAAATGGGGCTACCCCATATGCTAAGAGTAAGATTCGAGCAGAAGAATTCTTATTACAATGGAGTGAGAAGCACGGTGTTAGATTGTATATCCTACGTCCATCATTAATCGCTGGCCCTGAACCGCCAGGAAATTTGGGTAATATGATTAATGCCATAAAAAAAGGACATTATTTTAATATTGGAGGTGGTAAAGCATTAAAAAGCATTCTTTGGGTGGAAGACTTTGCAGAGATATTAGTCAAGACTTTAGATAATAAAGGAGGTATTTATAACGTATGTGATAGCCAAAACTATAGCTTTAAAGAAATTTCTACTATGATTGCCGAAAGGATGAACAAAAGTACGCCTCATAATATTCCTTTTATCTTGGCGAAGCTTTTGGCAGTCATAGGAGATGTAGTTGGGAAAGGCTTTCCGTTAGACTCAATGAAATTAGATAAAATCACAAAATCGCTTACATTTAGTAACCAGAAAATAACTTCAGAATTGGGGTTTGCACCATCTAATGTTAACAAAAAATTTATGATATAA
- a CDS encoding MraY family glycosyltransferase — translation MEYLLIILLLTILMLLYFKIARRFNIIDKPNHRSAHSEVTIRGGGIVFPIAFLLFLAMSYGRKLADAPLLNTAPTDQNYLLFGIGLGLICLISFIDDVMDLSGKIRIIFHVAAVTFLLLFLEVFLLPVWVIGILYILIIGILNGYNFMDGINGITGLYSLGVLATLFYVNENVVDFVTPAFIIYPAIACLVFLFFNFRKKARCFMGDIGSMGIAFWIIALIGLLMTKTAELKWILFLAVYGVEVIATLLERIRLRENIFKAHRRHLYQLFVNEKKVSHLVVSSVYAACQLVLNIFIISSSWPAKKVFPIVLIPLVLIYFLLKYRIKKQITHLNV, via the coding sequence ATGGAGTATCTACTGATTATTCTGCTGCTCACTATATTAATGCTGCTTTACTTTAAAATCGCCCGGCGCTTCAACATCATTGATAAGCCCAACCACCGTAGCGCCCATTCCGAAGTTACGATTCGGGGTGGCGGCATTGTATTTCCTATTGCTTTTTTGTTGTTTCTTGCGATGTCATATGGCAGAAAGCTAGCTGATGCACCATTATTAAATACCGCGCCTACTGATCAGAATTATTTGCTGTTCGGGATCGGGTTGGGTCTCATCTGTTTAATTAGTTTTATTGATGATGTGATGGATCTCTCTGGCAAAATACGTATTATATTTCATGTAGCTGCCGTTACTTTTTTACTGCTCTTTCTGGAGGTGTTTCTGCTACCCGTTTGGGTAATTGGCATACTTTATATTCTTATTATTGGTATTTTGAATGGTTATAATTTCATGGACGGAATCAACGGGATTACGGGTCTTTACAGTTTGGGAGTTCTGGCAACCCTTTTCTATGTAAATGAAAATGTAGTCGATTTTGTGACTCCTGCATTTATAATCTATCCGGCCATTGCGTGCCTCGTTTTTCTTTTCTTCAATTTCCGCAAAAAAGCCCGCTGCTTCATGGGCGACATCGGCAGCATGGGTATCGCGTTCTGGATTATCGCCTTGATTGGGTTGCTGATGACAAAAACAGCAGAATTAAAATGGATATTATTTCTTGCCGTATATGGCGTAGAAGTTATTGCTACCCTACTGGAGCGTATCAGGCTCAGAGAAAATATATTTAAGGCACATCGTCGACACTTATATCAACTTTTTGTGAATGAGAAGAAGGTGTCGCATTTGGTTGTAAGTTCTGTATATGCTGCTTGCCAGCTGGTGTTGAATATATTTATTATAAGTTCATCATGGCCTGCAAAAAAGGTGTTTCCAATCGTATTGATTCCGCTGGTTCTTATATATTTTCTCTTGAAATATCGTATCAAAAAACAAATAACACACCTAAATGTCTAG